DNA sequence from the Ischnura elegans chromosome 8, ioIscEleg1.1, whole genome shotgun sequence genome:
TTTCAGTTGACAAAAATCTATGAAGAAATTTTTGGGCATGAGTTCAACATGTAGACTGTAACGTctggttttttaaatataatcttaaatttttgttattactgtaatttttggatacttaaattaacttaattttagtTGGATTGTTGAATACTCATTGATGTTTTGACGTGAGGAATAAGGTATGGGCTCTTGAGAGGAAGAAAAGAAGGAAGAGGCAGTTTTGGGTGAATCTGTACGGGAAACATGACTAAAAAACAATACAATTGACATTCTATCTACATTATTACATTTCGAACACAAGAATTCGATACCCGAAGTACTCAAAAATCTAGCAGCCAAATAGTTTTACGCAAaactttataaataatattaaaatataccatTCTTACTCAATAATCCTTGAAAACAATCCATAAAAGCCGTCTGTCAAAGGAGTTCAGAAGTAATATGTAGTTACTAAGACAATCAGTAGAGTAAAATCGTTTTATATGTGCGGGGAAATCTGAGTTTTACTTACTATATTgtttgaaataagtttttaatatgttttatcaaaattatgaagGCGTAAATAAcggcaattttgaaaaattagttgCCTCAATAGATATGTGCAAAAGAATATTAAACGGTAGGCAGGAATACGGAGGCGCAGAGGGTGAGACGGAGGTGATTGAGAGATGTGCGAAGAAGCAAGGGGAGAAAGACGCAATTTAGAAGCTAGCAATTAGTAAAGAGAGCGAGCTGCTGTAAAGAAATCTTACGACTGTAACAATAGTGAGGAAGAGCGGTATTCTCAACATTGTAAATTCACGAAGTTGGCAACCTTTGACTGATTAGCTAATTGCCGCGAGTATAATTTGAACAAAAACTTCTATTAGCCAGAATCTGCAATGAGAATTCATGTAAGGACAAGAAAAAATCCCGATCATTACCGGGCATTAAATGTGTAGCAAAGAATTCGAAAAGACCGTATTTTCATAAGATATAATTCGATCAAGGTGGAAAATGGGAGCAATGATTCTCGCTGACATTcgtaaaaaaacagttttttgaTGTAATTGGTCAATGCAATACGTAACTGCAAAAAACAAGAAAGTGCAACCACGGTTAAGATTATAGTTAGAGATAGAAGTTTGAGCTTGAATTAATTGAAAGAGTCATTTTGCCATTAATAGTTTTTAAGCAATAGACGACCCTATCTCATGGATAAAAGTAaaatacagtagaagatcgataatccggaaaTCTATTTAACGGAATGATCTAAACAACGGAAGGTTTTCccggagtttttcaaaatttctattttttaagttgcatcgccGAAAATATGGCTATCTAAGTGGTTAAATCGCCGTCTCAGAGCCTGGCTGTCTTCTCGCTAATCCCAAGAGATATAGTCAACTAATTTGccgttattttctgtaaaatatttcatttcgtgatcCGGGATCCCTAGATGTAGTGATTTCGCGCAAAAGATTTCACGGAATCAACGTACCATGTATATTCCTCGAACTTTCCGGACTTCAGTAGAGGGATGAAAGTGGATTGAAGTTTACATTGTGCGCGCCGCacgcccaaaattacttcaaattaatccgaggagatttgcagttaaaataaaactgtaaggAACATGAATGATAACTGCTTATTTTCTTACGATTGCCTTCTTTTTCACTCAATGAGCTCCGACCGTCAGGAAGAGGAATTCTATCGACGTCTTTAATCTGCATGCGCTCATTTTGCAGCAGTGAGAATCAACGTATtgcttaaaacacattttttcagctgGCATATTCCCTGGTGAAAGCACTATTTTCCGAtcagaaatttgccttttttgaaaATCTACGAGCGAAATTACCAGTTGCTTCAATCGCGGGAGCCCTTTAGTAGTTTTAATATTGGATATGGCAATCCCTTTTCACAAGTAGATGttctcaaaacatatttaacccttCCTAATGACCCGCGGTTGAACCTGAGATTGCGATAATTAaatccaagagaaaaatgaaaggccaCCATGCATTGCATTCTCGAGTTGGTCGTTGGGCGGGCGACCCCCGCCGCGAGGCCCTAAGACTCTCCCTATGAGTCATGCGGACTGGTCGAAAACGTCGACTGCACCACTCCACCCTTCTCCCAAAGACATTGTATTCGCCGCAGGTCAAAAATGACTCACAATGTCCCAATGACACGCCTTGTCGGTCACGTGAAATAGTTCTCGCAACATAATGTAACTCCGTGGGTCTCGTTGTCAGTTCTTTTCAGCTTCAGTAACAAGGCGTTTGCCATCAGATAGCGTTGTGCAGTTTGTGTCGTTAAGTGAATAACCCTGCAATAGATTGATTTTCATCTCTATTGGTCATGGAAGCAGCGAtcggatccaagagaaagaggaaaactcTCTCCCTTCAACAAAAAGtggagttattgaaaaaattggatcgagGTGTTAGTGTGTTAAAGCTTCGTGAGGAGTATGGTGTCGGGCAATCGACCATTTATGACATTAAGGGACAGAGAGAAAAACTTTTGCAGTTCGTTTCGGAGTCTGACTCGTTGGCCGGAATttccaaaagaagaaatatacggGGGCCGAGTAACAATGAAGTGGATAAGGTGGTATACGAATGGTTCCGGCAGCGACGAAGTGAAGGAGTTCCAATTTCCGgaggaataataatggaaaaagctaaatatttccaCAAGGAATTACAAATCACGTCACCGTGCGAATATACGACAGGGTGGCTACAAAAATTTAAACAGCGCCATGGCATTCGATATCTGAAGGTTACCGGAGAAAAACTGTCAGCAGATCACGATGCTGCGGAAGATTACGTCAATGAGCTGGCAAAGTTGGTGGATGAACATAATCTTTCACCGGATCAGATTTACAACATGGACGAGACTGGATTGTTCTGGCGCTGTCTTCCCCGTAATACGTTCGTTTGCCGCGATGAAAAGACTGCGAGCGGAGCGAAAGAATCAATGGAAAGGGTCACCATCGCAGCCTGTTCCAATGCTGCCGGGAGCCATAAATGCAAGCTCATGGTCATCGGTAAAAGTGCAAAACCACGCGTATTTAAGGGTATACACCAGTTTCCTGTGATTTACAGAGCCAATAAGCGAGCTTGGATTACGcaagaattatttaaggaatggtTTCATACTAACTTTGTCAAAGAGGtccgaaaaaatttcaaggctcttggactgcctgaaaatgcaaaaattttattgttgttggACAACTGCCCTGCTCATCCTCCAGCAGAAACTCTCGTCGAGGAGAATGTTATAGTGTCTTTTTTGCCGCCGAACTGTACTGCTCTAATCCAGCCACTTGATCAGGGGATAATAAATAGCCTTAAGTGTCACTATCGaagtgaagttatgaaaaatatcatcaaccgTGACACTGCTTTCTCCTATGAAGAATTTAAGAAGGAATTTACCCTTAAAAATGCAGTATGGTGTATTGCCGAAGCGTGGGATAAGGTTactccccaggttttgaaaagATGTTGGAGTAATTTGCTGCCGGATTTTCAAAACCGCTGTGAGGAAACTGACGACATACCAGAATTTGATGGCTTCCAGGGTCCGTCGAATGATCccgtttctcattttataaattttgtgaaagagcTGGATGCCGACATAAGTGATGAAGATCTAAAAGAATGGAATGCCTGCGACAATAATGCCCCAGTGTACCAAAGCTTGACCGATGGAGAGATAATGGATGCAGTCACGGGTTCGACAGTTGATGAAGACGTGACCGACAGTGACTGCAGCTCTGATGAGGAGAAAATTACTACGTCGGACGCAATCACTTATGCAGAAAAACTCATAAAGTACTTGGAGCAGAGGCCCTCTTCTTCCAACGATATGGAGGTATTACACATGCATaggttgaaaaacaatttaatacaagAGAGACGCAGCCGCTGGAAACAGGTCAAACTTACCGACCTCATGAAGAACGCACCAACAACCAAGTGCGCGGATGTTGCTGCCACAGATACTGCGTGCCACTCCACCCATggcaaataaatatccaatggacgtaatggtaagcaattttttcaatttttcgggaTTCATGCCGCTAGGGAACGcgttgtttatgaagttaatgccaagtagattttccaaaatactcgcgttttccgcccttaaaagattagctgcgactattaatattaaattgaagaattaacattcaaattcgATTGTTATTTACGGTAACGTACTCGAAGTGTGATTACCTCCGATcggaggatttgataattaccgATAAATGTATGCTAGTAGTCGTGAAAACGACATGGAATTTGCGATAGCTGCATGTTGAAAAATACGGAGAGGCAAAATGTTGATATTCCAGtcggattgtaaaaatattatttgccatatttatttcatttacagttggcCTTATCAAGAGTACCTCTGCGATTTACGgacgaagaatattttcaaatgttttgaacctttttttaatcacagatggcaaatagatatccaagattctcaccataatatatattcaataaatatccaagattctcacgcctttcatcatgaattttattgagtttttcttgatcccttactcagcaatacatcatttctgttgatgccaatgcacgttccggaaaaaaatattttccgtattgcaGTGTTGCCTGCATCCAGGGAACAGATCTATTTACCGGAAATATCTTTAATCCGGAAAGGGTCTGGTCCCACGCattccggattatcgatcttctactgtagTCTTGAAAAGCACTTGAAAATAAGTGACGTTTCAGACTTCAAGACTAATCTATTAATACGAAATGTGAAAGAGAGGTGATTGGATTGGGGACGGCATAGAGAAAAGCTAATAATGAAGCTGGATGATATAGCTAGGACTTATCGAAAAGCAATGGAAGAAATAACACAGGAACACATTTTTTTGGAGGAAGAATATGGAAATGCGTTTCTTTACAAGCTAGCAGGTTacatgcttattaaaagtgattaGCGCTTTAGACTTCCAAATATAAATAGAATTTTGTCTTCGGGGGCTGGAGGCCATTTAGGCAGGCCAAGAATGAAATGAAGGCATCTGGCAACGAAAGAATAAATAGACCACGCACCACGGCATATTCAGAAGGGGGAAGAGGAAAACTAAGAGGCTTTGCTTGCGAGCACAGAAAGCTGCTATGATATTACACGGATAGGTCATGGGGCAAAGTGAGGCTTTCTAATTTCTCTAGAGGGTATCGATAGAATTCGATCAGAAGCAGTGGCCTACGCGCATTGGCATCATTTATTTATGATGTGGGGAAGTACTACAGGGGAACCAGATATCCATTTGGAGAAGAGCGCAACCTAGATCGCGgcaggatttttattattttactctgAGTGTTTTATTCCGATGAAACCACCATAACTTCTTGTTCCTCTGTGGAATTTGATGCgtttagaaaagaaaaaaggaacaggTTAAGCGCTGGACTGCTGATCGAAGAATCCTAGGTTCATATGGAAATTGGAGTCCATTTCACCCCAAAAAGGATTTTATCCCACTCGGCCTGCATTGTTTCCATACGTATTTACTCGTTCAGATCTCAAGTGATCATATTGAATTTTTCACCAAAACATTTGTTTCGATTCAGTAGACCCCTTAAAAGACTTGCGAGtatatgaaatttgaaaaaaaaatgggattttctcgagtgcaatataaaaaaaatttgagataaagaCGACCTCGAAAGTGTCCTCTATATATATTCAGCAAAATGCCAACATGATTACTTAAGCTCTGAACGACAAATACGCTACCAAAGATGACAACATACGCCGAGTCGAGAGGGAGAGATGCGTTCTCAttaggatttgtttttttttcaccaaaagacgccatgaaggaaagaaatgattAAGAAGGACATGGTCACATCCTAACGTTAATTCTTAATCTGTAGTAGACGGTAATATTcattttgaagaggaaaataacTATTAACAAACGATAATTTGACCTCATTTATCCCAACCAACCTTGGGGTCAGACTGATTTAGAGGGAGGAATATAGATAAAAATTGCCAGTCAGTCGAAGGGTATCTTAAATAAAGATCATTTCACTCGGTCATTTCTTTGTACTGTACAATTTTTGGCTTAATATAGCGTAAATATTACCCTAGACTGATCCATAGGTGAGGATTTTAATCATAGAATTTTTAgggcttcatccgggatttgaactccGTACCCTTTGGTTAGTAACGCTCTACCCCTTTGGCCCCTGAAGCTTCCAACTAGCTAGTTGTATACTCGAAGACTTTCACGGCGATTTGATGAATCTCCCCAAGAAAATGtatcatataatttaaaaatttgatatctATTTTCTCATTACACTTGAATGTGCAGGTATTGAGCTTTTTTCGggcaaattatcatttaattaggGCGGTACAGGCTCTCCCCGACCCCCCAAAACTCCACCCGTGGTTACTGAAACAAATGGTAGTCGATATTTCGATTTTAAAATCGAGAATCTAAACGTCTGACGCCATGAGCAACTGTTATCGGTGTTTCCCCCAAAAAAACTTCAAACCAATGAGAACATGCCGCTTAAATATTGTGGCTCTGGAGTACCTAATCTGCGAGTCTGGCCTAAAACAGCATTTTGGCCCTCAATGGAGAAACTTACGTCACGTACCACAAAGGAACGTGAATCATTTGAATGGGGAACATAGGATCGGCTGGCTAACCGCctattaaggaaatcaaagagaaCAATAAATGATGCCTTACCTGTACGCCTGTGGTGGGGGAGGTAATTTTGGATGGAACAGAGGG
Encoded proteins:
- the LOC124163314 gene encoding jerky protein homolog-like, with protein sequence MEAAIGSKRKRKTLSLQQKVELLKKLDRGVSVLKLREEYGVGQSTIYDIKGQREKLLQFVSESDSLAGISKRRNIRGPSNNEVDKVVYEWFRQRRSEGVPISGGIIMEKAKYFHKELQITSPCEYTTGWLQKFKQRHGIRYLKVTGEKLSADHDAAEDYVNELAKLVDEHNLSPDQIYNMDETGLFWRCLPRNTFVCRDEKTASGAKESMERVTIAACSNAAGSHKCKLMVIGKSAKPRVFKGIHQFPVIYRANKRAWITQELFKEWFHTNFVKEVRKNFKALGLPENAKILLLLDNCPAHPPAETLVEENVIVSFLPPNCTALIQPLDQGIINSLKCHYRSEVMKNIINRDTAFSYEEFKKEFTLKNAVWCIAEAWDKVTPQVLKRCWSNLLPDFQNRCEETDDIPEFDGFQGPSNDPVSHFINFVKELDADISDEDLKEWNACDNNAPVYQSLTDGEIMDAVTGSTVDEDVTDSDCSSDEEKITTSDAITYAEKLIKYLEQRPSSSNDMEVLHMHRLKNNLIQERRSRWKQVKLTDLMKNAPTTKCADVAATDTACHSTHGK